The DNA segment TGCTCGCGGCGACGTCGTCGCAGGGCAGCGCCGCGCGCACGAGCGTCGCCGAGGGCGAGCTGCCGGGGCTCGTGAGCTACCTGCTGCGCGTGCCGAAGCCGGTGATCGCGGCGGTGAACGGCCCCGCCGCGGGCGGCGGCTTCGTGCTCGCGTGCATGAGCGACGTGCGCTTCGCCTCGACCGAGGCGTCGTTCACCACGGTTTTTTCGAAGCGTGGCCTGATCTCGGAGCACGGGACGAGTTGGATTCTGCCGCGCTTGTTAGGGGCGGGCCGCGCGCTCGAGCTGCTGTGGAGCTCGCGCAAGGTGAGTGCGGAGGAGGCGCTGCGCATCGGGCTCGTCGAGTTCGTGACGCCGCCCGCGGAGCTGGTCGAGCGCGCGCAGGCGTTCGTGCGCGAGCTCGCCGCGAACGTGTCGCCCGGCTCGCTGCGCGAGACGAAGCGGCTGGTGTACGACCATCTCGGGATGGGCGTCGAGCCCGCGCTGCACGATGCGGACGCCGCGCAGTGGCGTGCGCTCGATCGCCCCGACGCGCTCGAAGGCGCGCAGTCGTATCTCGAGAAGCGGCCGCCAAAGTTTGCGCGGATTCCGGAGAAGAAGTGATGGGCGCGTACGAGACGATTCTTTTCGAAGCGAAGGACGGCGTCGGCACGCTCACGCTGAATCGCCCCGAGCGCCTCAACGCGATGACGAATCGCATGGTGCGCGAGACGACCGCGGCGCTGCGCGAGATCGCGCGCGACGCGAGCGTGCGCGTGCTCGTGCTGACGGGCGCAGGCCGCGGCTTCTGCCCCGGCGCGGACCTGAATCACTTCACGTCGGGGGAGGCAGCCCACGACGAAGCGATCGGCGAAACCGACTTCGAGGCGGCGCTGCTGATGCACGAGATGCCGCAGGTGACCCTCGCCGCGATCAACGGCGCCTGCGCAGGGGCAGGCTTCGGCTGGGCGTGCGCGTGCGATCTGCGCGTGGCGGCGGAGTCGGCGACGCTGAACAGCGCGTTCCTGCGGGTTGCCTCCGCGGGCGACATGGCGGGGCCGTGGTCGCTGCCGCGCATCGTCGGCGCCGCGAAGGCGCGCGAGCTGTACTTCCTACCCAACAAGTTCCCTGCGGCGGAAGCGCTCCGCATCGGGCTCGTGGCGCGCGTGTTCCCCGACGCGAGCTTCCGCAGCGAGGTCGCGGCGATCGCAGGCGAGCTCGCGAGCGCGTCGCCGGCGGCGCTGCGCGGCATGAAGGCGAACTTCGTCGATGCGGAGAAGCTCGGGCTCGCGGACTATCTGCGGCTCGAATCGCGGCGGCACCAACAGATCATGTCGGGCCCCGACTCGAAGGAGGCGTTCCGCGCGTTCCTCGAGAAGCGTAAGCCCGACTTCACGCGAGGAGGCAAGTCATGACGCTCTGGGTTCGGCAGATCGCGCTCGTCGCACACGACCGCGACAAGGTGGTGGAAGACTTCCGCGCGGTGCTCGGACTCGAGGTCGGCTTCGTCGATCCCGGCGTCGGCCAGTTCGGCTTGCACAACGCGCTGCTTCCCGTCGGCGGGCAGTTCATCGAGATCGTGGCGCCGGTGAAGGACGGCACCACGGCGGGCCGCTACCTCGAGCGGCGGCGCGGCGACGGCGGCTACATGGTGATCCTGCAGTGCAGCGATCACGCGCCCGTGAAGAAGCGCGCCGCCGATCTCGCGCTTCGCAAGGTGCTCGAGTTCGACGAGCACGCCTACTCGTGCATGCAGTTTCATCCGCGCGATACCGGGGGCTCGTTCCTCGAAGTCGACTGCCATCGCGGCAGCACGCCGCCGTACGGGCCGTGGTCTCCGGCGGGCAAGCGCTGGCGAGACGCGGTGCGCACCGAGCGCGTGTTCGGCATCGCCGGGGCGGAAGTGCAGGGCCCCGAGCCCGCGAAGCTCGCGGCGCGCTGGAGCGAGATCCTCGAGCTGCCCGTAACAAGCGAGGCCGGCGTGCCCACACTCACGCTCGCGAACGGCACGATCCGCTTCGTGCGCGACGCCGATGGCCGCGGCGAGGGTCTCGGCGGCATCGACCTGATCGCCGCGGATCGCGCGCGCGTGCTCGTCGCGGCGCGCGACCGCGGCGTGCTCGGCGACGGCGACGTGATCGGCATCTGCGGGATGCGCGTGCGGCTGGTGTGATGGAACCGCTCGCGCTCCCCATAACAACCGAGACGCTCGCGACCGCAGCACTGATGTTCTGGGGCTTCGTGCTCGCGATGTTCCTCGGCGCGCGCTTTTTGCCCGGCATCGAGCGCATGGGCTACCCGCAGCCCGACGGCACGCGGAAGCCCTACACGCTGACGGGCATGACGCTGTTCTTCCTGAGCCACATCGTCGCCGCGGTCGCGGTGCTCGGGTTCGACGTGTCGCTGGCGCCGATCGCGCGCCACTTCTGGCCGCTGCTCGTGGTCGCGCTCGCGTCGTCGACGCTCATCACGCTCGCGCTGCTCGCGTGGGGGCGCCGCGCGGGGCCCGTCTGCCGCAGCCCCGAGAGCACCACGCTCCCGCTGCCCGAGAGCGTGAAGACGTTCTGGTTCGGCAACGAGTGCAACCCCGAGTGGTTCGGCGTCGACCTGAAGATGTTCTTCTATCACCCCTCGCTGATCGGCGCGTACGCGATGAGCGTGTCGTTCGCGTTCGCGCAGTGGGAGCGTCACGGCGTCGTCACGCCGCAGATGCTGTGCCTGTGCTTCTTCTGGTTCACCTACGTGTTCAGCCACTACGTGAAAGAAGAGTTCATGCTCTCCACCTGGGACGTGATGGCCGAGAACTTCGGCTTCATGCTCGTGTGGGGTGACCTCACGTACGTGCCGTTCCTGTACTCGCTGCCCGCGTGGTGGATGGTCGACGCGACCGCGCCGTTCGGAACCGGCGCGCTCGTCGCTCTCGTCGCGTTCCACTTCGCGGCGCTCATGGTGTTCCGCCAGTCGAACTGGCAGAAGGAGCGCTTCAAGCAGAACCCGAGCGCGCCGATTTGGGGGAGGCCGCCGCGCGTCGTGGGCGGGAAGCTGCTCGCGAGTGGTTATTGGGGAATCGGGCGCAAGATCAACTACACGGGCGAGATCCTCGTGTATGTCTCGTTCGCGCTGTGCGCGGGCCTCTCCTCGCCGGGGCCGTTCTTGCTGCCGCTCGCGCTGCTGGCGCTGCTCACGCACCGCGCGCACCGCGACGACAAGCGCTGCCGCGAGAAGTACGGGGCGCTGTGGACGGAGTACGGGCAGATCGCGACGTGGCGCGTGATTCCGGGGATCTACTGACGCGCATCGCGTGACGCTCTGACAGCCGCTGGTCGGTAAACCAACCTTCGGGGTGACGACTCGTCCTGCCTCGACATCCTTCCTCGCGAAGGAGAATCCCATGCAGATCGACAGGGTGTACGAGATCGCGATTCCGGTGCGAGACCTGCCGCGCGCGGAGAAGTTCTACCGCGAGGTGCTCGGCTTCGAGGTGGGCCTGCGCGACGAGCGGCGGCCCTGGGTGTTTCTGCGCATCGGCGGCAGCGGGGGAATGATCGTGTTGCAGGAGACCCCGGCGGAGTTCGCGCCGCTGCACTTCGCGTTCACGGTCGCGCGCGACGTGATTGGGGCGCTCGCGCAAGAGCTGAAGACCCGCGGCGTCGCAGCGAGCGGGCCGCACTTCCACGCCTGGATGCCTGCGCAATCGGTGTACTTCGCGGACCCCGACGGCCACGCGCTCGAGCTGTGCGCGCCGGGTGAGGCGCCGTAGGCCCGCGCGCTAGTTCCGCGCTCCCGCCCAGCGTCCGTCCTTCATCACGCGCAGCCGCGAGCGCTCTTGCAGGACGCGCACGTCTGCGAGCGGATCGCCGTCGACGACGACGAGATCCGCGAATGAGCCGGGCGCGAGCGTGCCGACGCGGCCGCGCGGATCGAAGGCGAGGCCGCCGTTGCGCGTCGCGCACAGCAGCGCCTCGGAGGGTCTCATCGAGAACAGCTCGACGAAGTACTCGAGGTCGCGGGCGTAGGTGCCGTGCGGCGCGATGCTGATTCCATAATCACCGCCGACCACGAGCCGCACTTCGGCGCGACGCAGCTTCGCCACGGTCGCGATCGTCGCCTCGACTTCAGCCGCGTAGCCCTGCGCGCGAATCGTCTCCTTCGAGACGCCGAGGCTCTCGTGCTGCGCGAGGTACTGCACCTCCCATGCGATCGCGGGGCCCACGAACACGCGCTCGCGATTCGCCGCGAGCAGCTCCACCGCTTCGTCGTCGAGATAGTTCGCGTGGCCGATCAGGTCGACGCCAGCGCGCACGGCTTGCTTCACCGCCGCGGCCGAGCGCGCGTGGCACGCGACGCGCATGCGGCGCCGGTGCGCCTCGTCGACGATCGCAGCGACTTCCTCGTCGCAGAACGAGAGCTCGCCGGGCGGGCAGGTGGGATTGATCGCCTCGCCGTCGATGAAGATCTTCACGATGTCGACGCGCGCGCGGCGCTGCTCGCGGACGGCTTGGCGCAGCGCCCACGGGCCGTCGGCGATTTGGCTGAGACCGCCCTTGTTATCGACGTTGCTCGCGGTCGCGCCCAGATCGCGGCCCGCGGCGAGCAGGCGCGGGCCCTCGATGCGGCCCGCGTTGATCGCGTCGCGCAGAGCGACGTCGATGGCGTAGGTCGAGCCGAAGCTCACCGCGGAGGTGAAGCCCGCGCCGAGCATCAGGCCCGCGTTGCGCACGGCGGTGATCGTCGACTCCTCCACGGGCGTCTGTCCGAGCGCGAACGGGCTCGCATCGGCGAAGGAGAGGTGCGCGTGCGTCTCGGTCATGCCGGGCATCACGAACTGCCCGCGCACGTCGACCTGCTCCGCATTCGGCGGCACGGCCGGGAGCCCGCTCTGCGCGCCCGCGTAGCGGATCGTGTTGCCCGAGATCCACACCGCGCCGTCCGGGATCGCGCGCTCGTCCAGCGCGGTGAACAGCTTGGCGTGTGAGAGGACGATGTCGCGTGCGCTCATGCCGAGGCTCCGTTGTCAGGCGTCGCGTCGCCTCGCCTGCTCAGTCTGCGAAGAACTTCGTCTTCTTCTCGCCATTCGGGCCGTACACCGGCTCGCCACGCTCGACGAGATACGCCTGGTTGATGCTCTCGAGAATGCCTGCGCTGCCGAGCACCTCGACCATCTTCGCGTAGTTCGGGTGCTTGAAGTGCGCGGCGAGGCTGTCGCCGTCGTCCCACAGCTCGTAGACCTGGATGCGCGTCGGCACCGACGGATCGGCAGCGAAGCAGTAGTCGCGACAGCCCTTCTCCTCTTGGCGCGTGGCGAGCTGCACGGGCGCGGTCAGCGCGACGGCGCGGTCGCGATCGGCCTGGGTGGCGAAACGAAGTGCGGCGACGACGATGATCACGAGTGCTCCTAGTTGTTACGGGGATCGGGTCCAGCGGCGATGGCACGGGCCCTCGGGTCCGCGCTTCGCGCCGGCGTGCTCGGGGTAGACGGTGGCGGTGTAGAGATCGCCATGCGCATCCATCGCGAGCTGGTGGATGTAGATCGCGAGATTCTCGACGCGCTGCACGACCTCGCCCGTCTCTTCGTCGAGGATCGCGAGGTGGCTCGCCTTGTCGCTCGCGTAGATGCGCTTCCCGTACGTCGCGAGGCTGAGCGGCGTGATGTGCGTCCACTCGCCGAGGTACTTGCCCTCGGGATCGAGGCGCTGGATGCGGTGCTTGCTGCCGGGCGGCACCACGCTGCGGTGCTCGGCGAGCTGGCCCTTCACCGTCATGTAGTCGTGGAAGTTCCCGCCGCAGAGATCCGCGACGAGGATGTTCCCGCGCGAGTCCTGTGTGATGGCGTGGGGCGTGTGGAACTGCGCCGGTCCGCGACCCCAGCCGCCCACCTGCTTGATGAACTCGCCCTTCGGCGTGAACCACACGAGCCGCGAGTTCCAATAGCCATCGGCGACGACGATGTTCCCGTTCGCCTGCACGAGCACGGCGGTGGGGCCGTTGAAGTGCTTGTCGTCCTCGCCCCACTTCCCGAACGTGCCGAGCTCCAACAACACATCGCCGGCGGGGGTGTACTTGCGCACGCAGTGGCCGTCGCGGTCGGTGGTCCAGAAGTTGCCGTCGCGCTCGATGTAGATCGTGTGCGCGCCGAGGGCGAAGCCGCGCTCGTCGGACTTGCCCCACTTGCCGAGGTAGTTCCCCGCGCGGTCGAACATCGAGACGCTGCTCTTCCCCATTTTTTCCTTCATCGCGAGGGGATGTGCGGCCCAGTGCTCGATGTCGCGCGTGAAGAGGTAGATCACGCCCGCCGCGTCGACGGCCACGCCCGAGCCCATCTCGAAGTGCATGCCGGGCGGGTAGTGCGGCCAGCCCTCCACCAGGCGGTATCCCGCCCGCGGATCTGCGGTTTGCGTGCGATCGCTGACGTCGTGGGAGACGCACATGCGCGGCCTCGGTTCGGCGGGGGAAGCGCGAGCATGCAGAAGTACGCCGCACGCGGGCAACTGCGCAGTGCGAGGCCCGGCTGTGCGCTCGCAGGCGCGCTCACGCCGAACCCCGCGCTCACGCTCTGCGCAGTCGGGTGCGAGACTCGCGCCCATGCGCATCACACCGGGCGACTTCGACGATCCGCGCGTGCTCGAGTTGTTACGGCTGCATCTCGCGGGCATGCACGAGAGCTCGCCGCCCGGGAGCGTCTACGCGCTCGACTTGTCGGGGCTGAAGTCGCCGGACGTGAGCTTCTTCGCGGCATGGGAAGACGCCGCGCTGGTCGGGATGGGTGCGCTCAAGGAGCTGGCGTCGGCGCACGGCGAGCTGAAGTCGATGCGCACGCATCCCGCGCATCTGCGCCGCGGCGTGGCCGCGCGCATCCTCGAGCACCTGATCGCGCTCGCACGCGAGCGCGGCTACCGGCGCGTGAGCCTCGAGACCGGCACCGGCCCCGCGTTCGAGCCCGCGCTCGCGCTCTACCGCCGCCGCGGCTTCGCATTCGGCGAGAAGTTCGGCGACTACGAGGCGAGCGCGTTCAACGTCTTCATGCACCTCGAGCTCTGAGGACAACGCGCCGCGGCTGTCGCATCGTCTCGCGAACTCCGAGGAGATGGCGATGACCGAGTACACCCCGCCGCGCGTCTGGACCTGGAACACCGACAAGGACGGCGGGCGCTTCGCGAAGATCAACCGCCCGATCGCCGGTGCGACACACGAGAAAGTGTTGCCGGTCGGGAAGCACCCGCTGCAGCTCTACTCATTGGGGACGCCGAACGGCGTGAAGGTCACCGTGATGCTCGAGGAGTTGCTCGCGCTCGGGCACGCGGGCGCCGAGTACGACGCGTGGCTGATCAACATCGGCGAGGGCAACCAGTTCGGCAGCGGATTCGTCGCGGTGAACCCGAACTCGAAGATTCCCGCGCTGCTCGATCGCAGCGGCGCGCAGCCGGTGCGCGTGTTCGAGTCCGCCGCGATCGTGCTCTACCTCGCCGAGAAGTTCGGCGCGCTCGTGCCGCGCGAGCTCTCGAAGCGCGCCGAGTGTTACTCGTGGCTGTTCTGGCAAATGGGCTCAGCGCCGTATCTCGGCGGCGGCTTCGGCCACTTCTATGCCTACGCGCCGATGAAGATCGAGTACGCGATCGACCGCTTCACGATGGAGACCAAGCGGCAGCTCGACGTGCTCGACCGGCGCCTCGCCGAGAGCGAGTACATCGCGGGCCCCGAGTACACGATCGCCGACATCGCGATCTGGCCGTGGTACGGCGCGCTCGCGAAGGGCTTGCTGTACAACGCGGGCGAGTTCCTCGACGTCGAGTCGTACAAGCACGTGCAGCGCTGGACCGCGGCGATCGCGAAGCGCCCCGCGGTGCTGCGCGGGCAGCGCGTGAATCGCTCGTGGGGGAATGACGCGCTCCCGGAGAGGCACGACGCGAAGGACTTCGAGGCGAAGCTGGAGTAGGCGGGGCGACTGGAAGAGCTGCTCTCCGTTCTCTCTCGTTCGACCGGCAGCAGGATCACCACGCGATCGGCTTGCCGGCCCAATCGAGGAATCTTCCGCTGTCTTCCGGCTCGAGCGATTGCACCACGCTCCAGAGCTGCGACGCCGCCTTGCGCGGCGGGAACACGCGATCGGGATCGATGCCGGCGCGGTACGGCGCCGAGAGATTCGTCGCGACGGTTCCGGGGTGCAGCGCGACACAGATCAGCCGAGGTGCGCGGCGCCGCGTCTCGATGGCGAGCGTGCGCGTGAACATGTTCTGCGCCGCCTTCGAAGCGCGGTACGCGTACCAGCCGCCGAGCCGATTGTCCTCGATGCTTCCGACCCGCGCAGAGAGATTGGCGAGCACCGACCGCTCGCCGTGCGCGAGCAGCGCGAGAAAGTGCTTCGCGACCAGCAGCGGACCGAACGCGTTCACGGCGAACGCGCGCGCGAGGTGCGCTGGGTCGACGTCCTCGAGGCGCTTCTCGGGCCGCACGGGGGCGTCGTGAAGGACGCCCGCGCAGTTGAAGAGCCAATGCAGGCGCGGAGTCCGCTCGCCGATCTGGCGAGCCGCCGCGCGGATCGAGTCCTCGGCGGTGACGTCGAGCGGCTCGCAGACCAAGCGGTCGCCGTGCCGCGCGCGAAGTGCAGCGAGGCCCTCGCTGTGCACCGGATTGCGGCTGGTCGCGAACACGCGCTGGACGTCGCTCGCCTCGAGCAGCGTCTCGACGAGCGCGAGGCCGATGCCGCGGCTCGCGCCCTGAACCATCGCGATGCGTGCGTCTGCAGCGCTCATGTACCGACTCCTTCGATCTGAAGCGACGCAGCCGCCCGCCCGCGCGCCGAAGCCGTCTGCCCGAAACTCACTCCGCAGGCGCGCGTCGGCTTCGCGGGCTGCGGCCTACAACTGACCCAGCCGCAGCCTCGCGACCACTTCACGGGCACGCTCCCGCACCGCCTTCGCATCCCGCAGCTTCTGCGCCGAGCGCACCTGCGTGGACATGCGCGGATTCTTCACGAAGCGATCGGCGTGGCGGAGCAGGAAGTCCCAGTACAGCGTGGTGAACGGGCACGCGTCCTCGCCGACTCGCTTGCTGCGATCGAACGCGCAGCCCGCGCAGTAGTCGCTCATGCGATCGATGTACGCGCCGCCAGCGGCGTACGGCTTCGAGGCCATCTTGCCGCCGTCGGCGTGCAGGGACATGCCGATCACGTTCGGCACCATCACCCACTCCGCGGAGTCGACGAACGAGTCCCACATCCAGCGCGTGAACTGCTGCGGGTCGACGCCCGCGATCAGCGCCAGGTTGCCGAGCACCATGAGCCGCGGAATGTGATGAACCCAGCCGCGGGTCTGCAGGTCGCGCAGCACGCCGCCGACGCAGCGCATCGACGTTTGAGCTGCGCCTGTGAAGAGCGGAGGCAAGTCGAGGTCGGCATCGAGCGCGTTGAGCGACGCGTAATCGGGCATCCAGCGCCAGTAGAGATTCCACACGTACTCGCGCCAGCCGATCACTTGGCGGATGAAGCCCTCTGCGGAGTTGATCGGCACGCGACCGGCGCGGAACTCCTTCTCCACGCGGTCGCAGACTTCGCCGGGCAATAACAACCCCAGATTGAGATACGGCGACAGCACCGAGTGCGCGAGATGCCAGTTCTTCGCGAGCATCGCGTCTTCGTGCGGCCCGAACATCGGCAATGCGCGAGTGACGAAGAACTCGAGCCGCTCCAGCGCCGCCTTGCGCGTGGTCGCCCACGCATTGGCGGGCGTGGGCCAGCGGCCGTGACCGTCCTTGGGGGGTCGCTCGCGGTTCTGTTCGTCGTAGTTCCACTCGCCGCCGGCAGGCTCGTCGCCGTCCATGAGGTAGCCGAGTCGCCGTCGCTGCCAGCGATAGAAGTCCTCCATCCGGAAGGACTTGCGCGTGCTCGCCCAGCTCTGGAAGTCGTCGGGGTGGCAGAGGAACTGGTTGCTCCGCACCGAGTCGCAACCGAGGTCGGCGACGAGCCGCCGCGCGCTCAACGAGTTCGGTTCGGTCACCACGATCCGGCTCGGGGAGTGCGCGGCGCGGTGCGCCTCGACGCCGGCCCGAAAGCTGGGCGCCAACTGGTGGTCGACCTCGAAGCCATCGGCGCGCAGATCGGCGACGAAATCCGCGATGGCGCGCGTGATCAGCGCGACGCGCGCCGGGTGCCACGGACGAGAAGCGATCTTGCTGGCCGCGGTCACCAGCAACACGCGATGCGTTGCGGGCGCCGCCGTCGCCAGCGCGCCGATCGCGCGATTCAGTTGGTCGCCGAACACCCAAACCGTCTCGCGCTTCGCCACGACGGCGCGGCGCCTGCGAGCGCCGCTCAAGGCGAGGCGCCGGCGCGGGCGCAGCCTGCGTTCGACGGGCGACCGCAGCGCCGCGGGTTCGAGGCGCGCGCTGATGCGCAGGGAATCACAGCAACCCGAGCGCGGCGTACGAGTCGCCCGTCGCCCGCAGCGTCTCGTCGACGCCGCGCGGCGCGAGGCCGAGCTCTTGCTTCGCGAGGACGCAATAGGCGCGGGGCGAGTCGTACGTCTTTTGCGTGGGCTCGTCGTCCGTCATCTCCTCGCCGCCAATCTCCTTGAGCGCGGGGAAGAGTGCGCGCAGCTTCGCTTGCAGCTGCCACGTGAACAGCTCGCCCGAGCGATCCGCGGCGGAGAGGATGTATCGCGAGCCGTTGCGGGAGACGGTGCTCTCCGCGGCGAGGCGATGCGCGCGTGCGACGTCGCGCACGTCCACCACGTTCCACAGCATGCGCCCGCCCTTCTTCGCCTTGAACGGGCTGCCTTGCAGCATGAAGCGCACGCAGTTCTGCCAGCTCCACGGCTGGTCGTGGTTCGCGCTCATCAGGGGACCGAGCACGTGCAGCGGCAGGATCGCCATCGCTTCGAAGCGCCCGCTCGCGCGCGCGGCGTCGTAGATCATCCGCTCGGTGTTTGCTTTCGCCATCGCGTACGCGATGTCGCGGCTCTTCGGGATGCTCTCCGCCGTCCACGCGCCGCGATATCCGTCGGGGTTGTCTCCGCACCAATCCTTCTCGGTGAACACGTAGCCCTCGGGTCGCGGGTGCCCGACCGCGGCGAACGAGCTCGTGAACACGAAGCGCCGCACCGTGCCGGCGCGCGCGACCGACTCGAGCACGTGCGCGTTCTCGGTGAAGCAGCCGTCGTAGACTTGTTGCGGCGTCTCGCGGTTGAAGCCGACGGCGGCGCCTGCGTGGATCACGGCGCCGCAGCCGGCGAACGCCGCGTCGTAGCTGCCGCGCGAGAAGAGATCGCCCGCGTGGAGCGAAACGCTGCCGCGCAGGTTCATCTCGTTCAGCGCGAGCAGATGCGCCGTCTTCGGGGCGCTCGACGGGTCCCGCACGCACGCGCGCACCGCGTAGCCTTGCTCCACGAGGTCGCGCACGATCCACGAGCCGATGTACCCGCTCGCGCCCGTGACTGCGAGGGGGCCGTGCGCGGGCGAGATGGCGAAGGCGTGCGGCATTGCGTTGCTCCTGCGCGCAGGCGCGGGGCTGTGTAGCGCGTTGCGGACGCCGCACTGCACGGTCACCCGCGGCGCGGCCCAGCAGCACGAAGTCGACGCCGTCGCTCAGCAGCGCAGCGAGAGCCAGTCCACTCACGTGCGCCTGGAGCCGATGGCCGGATTCGAACCGGCGACCTGCTGATTACGAAAGTTGTTAGGCGGGTTGCGATGTGCTGCGACGGACTGCGGCCCGTTGCTCCAAGTGCGCGAATTCTCTGCTGAAGCCGTGAATCTCCCGCTCCGACGGCATGCGCGGTGATAGCCTCGATTTCGCTTCCAACTGCTTCCCCCGTGCTTCCCCGGCGCTCGCGGTCGCGAGAGTTGTTATGGAGAACGCGGCTGCTGAAGCCGGAACGCGAGGAACCGCGTGGCGACTCTCACGAAGCGCGTGATCGATGCGATCCAGCCGAGTGAGCGTGAGCAGTTCATCTAAGACGACGCGCTCGCGGGCTTCGGAGTGCGCGTGAAGCCCTCGGGCGTGTGCACGTACATCGTGCAGTACCGAAACGCGCACGGGCGCACGCGGCGTCACGCGCTCGGCCGGCACGGCGCGCTCACGCCCGACGCGGCACGGAAGCTGGCGCGCCAGGTGCTTGGGCAGATCGCCGGCGGTGCCGACCCCGCGGCGGAGAGGAAGGCGCAGGAGAAGTCCTCACGCTCTTGCAGTTCGCTGAGCGCTACATGAGCGAGCACGCGCTCGTGAAGAAGAAGGCGTCGTCCGCGCGCTCGGATGAGCTCACGCTGCGCCTCTACATCCTCCCGAGGCTCGGCGCGCTGCCGCTCGCGGCTATCGCGCGCCCCGATGTCGCGCGCCTCCATCACGAACTGCGCGACAAGCCGACAACCGGGAACCGGGTCGTCGCGCTGCTCTCGAAGATGATGAATCTCGCCGAGCTGTGGGGAATCCGGCCGGATCACACGAACCCGTGCCGTCACATCCGCCACTACCCGGAGTCGCGCCGGCGCCGCTTCCTCTCGGGCGACGAGCTCGCGCGTCTCGGCCATGCGCTAGAGCACGGCGAGGCGCTCGGTCTCGCGGATAAGCCCGCGCTCGACGCGATTCGCCTGCTGCTCCTCACCGGCGCGCGCTGCGGCGAGATTCTCAACCTGCGTTGGGAGCACGTCGACCGTGAGCGCTGGGTGCTGAGCCTGCCCGACTCGAAGGCCGGCGCGAAGGAGATTCCGGTCGGTCGCGCCGCGCAGGTCGTGCTGAAGAACATCGAGCGCACGACTTCGCCTTGGGTGATTCCGGGCCGCGATCCGCGCGCGGCGCTCGTGAACCTCAACAAGGCGTGGCGGCGGATTCGCAAGCACGCCGAGATCGAGGATGTTCGCCTGCACGATCTGAGGCGCACGGCGGCGAGCGCGGGCGCTTCGGTCGGGCTCAGCCTCGAAACCGTCGGCCAGATTCTCGGCCACACGCAGGCCGCGACGACGAAGCGCTATGCGTTCCTGTTCGACGACGCGAAGCGCGAGGCCGCGGACCTCATGAGCGCGCGGCTCGCGGACGCGCTGAAGGCGAGGCCGGCGCTGCGGGTGGTTCTAAGCAGGAGCTGAAGCCGGCGCTGGTGCACCCGATCCGCCGAAGTGGTGCGTTTCAGCGAACTGCGGCGGACCGGATGCACCGTGAGGGCTTCCCGCGGAAGCCGTTCCCCGCAGGGTTAAATTAGGCATCGCTCTATTTAAGAGATCGACCTCCTGCTTAAATAGCGCCGGGCCGATCGAAAGATCTCTTCACAAGGAGGCCGGGATGCTCCGCGGCGCCACCGGAGAATGGGCCGTGACCCGGACTGGCGACGAGGTCGTCCGCGCATTCGTTCCCAGGGCGCTCCCTCCGGTTCCGCCGCTCGAAGTCGACGCGAGTCTCCAGGCTGTCCTCGACAGCGCACTCGTCGCGCTCGGTCGC comes from the Deltaproteobacteria bacterium genome and includes:
- the yghU gene encoding glutathione-dependent disulfide-bond oxidoreductase — its product is MTEYTPPRVWTWNTDKDGGRFAKINRPIAGATHEKVLPVGKHPLQLYSLGTPNGVKVTVMLEELLALGHAGAEYDAWLINIGEGNQFGSGFVAVNPNSKIPALLDRSGAQPVRVFESAAIVLYLAEKFGALVPRELSKRAECYSWLFWQMGSAPYLGGGFGHFYAYAPMKIEYAIDRFTMETKRQLDVLDRRLAESEYIAGPEYTIADIAIWPWYGALAKGLLYNAGEFLDVESYKHVQRWTAAIAKRPAVLRGQRVNRSWGNDALPERHDAKDFEAKLE
- a CDS encoding SDR family oxidoreductase; translated protein: MSAADARIAMVQGASRGIGLALVETLLEASDVQRVFATSRNPVHSEGLAALRARHGDRLVCEPLDVTAEDSIRAAARQIGERTPRLHWLFNCAGVLHDAPVRPEKRLEDVDPAHLARAFAVNAFGPLLVAKHFLALLAHGERSVLANLSARVGSIEDNRLGGWYAYRASKAAQNMFTRTLAIETRRRAPRLICVALHPGTVATNLSAPYRAGIDPDRVFPPRKAASQLWSVVQSLEPEDSGRFLDWAGKPIAW
- a CDS encoding cryptochrome/photolyase family protein; the encoded protein is MAKRETVWVFGDQLNRAIGALATAAPATHRVLLVTAASKIASRPWHPARVALITRAIADFVADLRADGFEVDHQLAPSFRAGVEAHRAAHSPSRIVVTEPNSLSARRLVADLGCDSVRSNQFLCHPDDFQSWASTRKSFRMEDFYRWQRRRLGYLMDGDEPAGGEWNYDEQNRERPPKDGHGRWPTPANAWATTRKAALERLEFFVTRALPMFGPHEDAMLAKNWHLAHSVLSPYLNLGLLLPGEVCDRVEKEFRAGRVPINSAEGFIRQVIGWREYVWNLYWRWMPDYASLNALDADLDLPPLFTGAAQTSMRCVGGVLRDLQTRGWVHHIPRLMVLGNLALIAGVDPQQFTRWMWDSFVDSAEWVMVPNVIGMSLHADGGKMASKPYAAGGAYIDRMSDYCAGCAFDRSKRVGEDACPFTTLYWDFLLRHADRFVKNPRMSTQVRSAQKLRDAKAVRERAREVVARLRLGQL
- a CDS encoding NAD-dependent epimerase/dehydratase family protein gives rise to the protein MPHAFAISPAHGPLAVTGASGYIGSWIVRDLVEQGYAVRACVRDPSSAPKTAHLLALNEMNLRGSVSLHAGDLFSRGSYDAAFAGCGAVIHAGAAVGFNRETPQQVYDGCFTENAHVLESVARAGTVRRFVFTSSFAAVGHPRPEGYVFTEKDWCGDNPDGYRGAWTAESIPKSRDIAYAMAKANTERMIYDAARASGRFEAMAILPLHVLGPLMSANHDQPWSWQNCVRFMLQGSPFKAKKGGRMLWNVVDVRDVARAHRLAAESTVSRNGSRYILSAADRSGELFTWQLQAKLRALFPALKEIGGEEMTDDEPTQKTYDSPRAYCVLAKQELGLAPRGVDETLRATGDSYAALGLL
- a CDS encoding DUF4102 domain-containing protein, with amino-acid sequence MKPSGVCTYIVQYRNAHGRTRRHALGRHGALTPDAARKLARQVLGQIAGGADPAAERKAQEKSSRSCSSLSAT
- a CDS encoding site-specific integrase, which gives rise to MSEHALVKKKASSARSDELTLRLYILPRLGALPLAAIARPDVARLHHELRDKPTTGNRVVALLSKMMNLAELWGIRPDHTNPCRHIRHYPESRRRRFLSGDELARLGHALEHGEALGLADKPALDAIRLLLLTGARCGEILNLRWEHVDRERWVLSLPDSKAGAKEIPVGRAAQVVLKNIERTTSPWVIPGRDPRAALVNLNKAWRRIRKHAEIEDVRLHDLRRTAASAGASVGLSLETVGQILGHTQAATTKRYAFLFDDAKREAADLMSARLADALKARPALRVVLSRS